A window of Enoplosus armatus isolate fEnoArm2 chromosome 3, fEnoArm2.hap1, whole genome shotgun sequence contains these coding sequences:
- the terf2ip gene encoding telomeric repeat-binding factor 2-interacting protein 1 yields the protein MPSKQQDEAKPNISPVLFLTVDGEPMPFFLRPGPVKCKLQPLITAGGGMLCNVQQPGAILLIDPEERGSIPETTAHWYVSTQYIDDCIETNEQLNLEDYRLNPEVAQRHSARLNNNKEKSPGLLGGRVAYSPEDDDAILSYVSKHKTEAGGNRLWQEMEKQHVTSHSWQSMKYRYRVRLAKKQTEVVEVGSAEEGSAEEETEVEGNQETDVQKPSSAEDAAPPQTHSAESALTQIDERCVPAESTQTSVSPQREVRDVSPQTDKQPAESTQVETVEAETPISPQPEGPQTDAHPIPAESTEPKPVEPQTVVSLQKESVPEDSLPAEPESLPNASSQKKPNEKQKASPKLEQPQRRVTRRQLQLEESSSPKPYGKKLRSSSSAEQPSSSPQPSKKTKSAVKSALQKDMIVDQPPSKRARGKSATAESQQEESRRASVSQTAQADKESNSMPQKGEKKKEKRKLGILELATKEFEDENEDEDEAPDLQNAIETATVQPISTEAPLPTSDTAADAAPTKSNPEHGPGLPEEAEDTQSSSSNGLSETGGPQPAASEAASATSKAHLFIFDSESQKEDSQSIVGESTVAPARPQSTVNKDAAFSLTQVQLEEDKQRIRELMNKTNQDLVSVTKALLKTSGDFSAALDLLLNPVCVSATFWDHRDDSLLLSGDLVIRQQLQEKYGEEDVAKRIVYLEVEG from the exons ATGCCGTCCAAACAGCAGGATGAGGCCAAACCTAATATCTCCCCTGTTCTATTCCTGACCGTGGACGGTGAGCCCATGCCTTTCTTCTTGCGACCGGGTCCTGTTAAATGCAAACTCCAGCCGCTCATCACAGCTGGAGGAGGGATGTTGTGCAATGTCCAGCAGCCAGGGGCAATCCTGCTGATTGACCCCGAGGAAAGAGGCTCTATTCCTGAAACTACTGCTCACTG GTACGTGTCCACCCAGTACATTGACGACTGTATTGAGACGAACGAACAGCTGAATTTAGAGGACTACAGGTTAAATCCTGAAGTGGCCCAGAGACACTCTGCTAGACTCAACAATAACAAAGAGAAATCTCCGGGACTCTTAGGAG GCAGGGTTGCCTACTCACCTGAAGATGACGATGCCATTTTGAGTTATGTCAGCAAGCACAAGACAGAGGCTGGAGGAAACCGGCTTTGGCAAGAGATGGAGAAGCAGCATGTGACCAGTCACAGCTGGCAGTCAATGAAATACCGCTATAGAGTACGACTggcaaagaaacagacagaggttGTGGAGGTGGGatcagcagaggagggatcagcagaggaagagaccgag gtAGAAGGAAATCAAGAGACAGATGTTCAAAAACCCTCCAGTGCAGAAGATGCTGCGCCTCCTCAGACACATTCAGCAGAATCAGCCCTAACACAG ATAGATGAGCGGTGTGTACCAGCTGAAAGCACTCAAACATCCGTCTCTCCCCAAAGAGAAGTGCGAGATGTGAGCccacaaacagataaacaaccAGCTGAGAGCACACAAGTAGAGACTGTAGAAGCTGAAACACCTATCTCCCCACAACCTGAGGGACCTCAGACAGATGCTCATCCCATTCCAGCTGAGAGCACAGAACCAAAACCAGTTGAACCACAAACAGTCGTCTCTCTACAAAAAGAAAGCGTGCCAGAGGACTCTCTGCCTGCTGAGCCCGAGTCCCTGCCCAACGCTTCCTCTCAGAAGAAGCCAAATGAGAAGCAGAAGGCCTCCCCCAAGCTGGAACAACCGCAGCGTAGAGTTACACGCCGGCAGCTCCAGCTTGAGGAGTCTTCATCGCCTAAACCTTATGGGAAAAAACTCAGATCGTCAAGTTCTGCTGAGCAGCCGTCATCATCTCCCCAGCCCTCAAAGAAAACCAAATCAGCCGTCAAGTCCGCTCTTCAAAAAGACATGATAGTCGACCAGCCGCCTTCTAAGAGAGCTAGAGGAAAGAGTGCGACAGCAGAGAGTCAACAGGAGGAGAGTCGACGAGCTAGCGTCTCTCAAACGGCACAAGCGG ataaAGAATCTAATTCAATGccacagaaaggagagaagaaaaaagaaaagagaaagttgGGCATTTTAGAGTTGGCTACAAAGGAGTTTGAAGATGAAA atgaagatgaagatgaagctcCAGATCTCCAAAACGCAATTGAAACAGCGACAGTGCAACCCATATCGACAGAAGCCCCCCTCCCCACTTCAGACACGGCTGCAGACGCTGCTCCCACAAAGTCCAACCCTGAACACGGACCCGGCCTCCCGGAGGAAGCGGAAGATACCCAGTCCTCCAGCAGCAACGGCCTCTCAGAAACAGGCGGCCCTCAGCCTGCAGCCTCTGAGGCCGCCAGTGCAACCTCCAAGGCTCACCTGTTCATATTCGACAGTGAATCTCAGAAGGAAGACTCCCAGTCCATTGTTGGTGAGAGTACAGTAGCTCCTGCCAGACCACAGTCAACGGTGAACAAAGACGCCGCTTTTTCACTGACTCAGGTCCAGTTGGAGGAGGACAAGCAGCGAATCAGAGAGCTGATGAACAAGACAAACCAG GACTTAGTCAGCGTGACCAAAGCCCTGTTGAAGACCAGCGGGgacttctctgctgctctggatCTGCTTTTGAATCCCGTCTGTGTCTCTGCAACGTTTTGGGATCACCGTGACGACAGCCTTTTGCTCTCAGGTGACCTTGTGATCcgccagcagctgcaggagaaatACGGTGAGGAGGACGTGGCCAAAAGAATCGTGTATCTGGAGGTCGAGggatga